One Erysipelothrix amsterdamensis DNA window includes the following coding sequences:
- a CDS encoding APC family permease, giving the protein MRKRLSKLDILALALGSIIGWGSFTLPGTKFLPESGVINTAIGLILGGIAIIFIVQGYHVMMSTHHEDGGEFSYTYNNLGKKHGFIVGWFLILCYISMVPLNATAFVLVVKKLFGSFVTFGYLYDIGGTSVYLSEILIASSIIIVFAKINIQGLKMSSKVQNVMILLTVANIMVIFTMMLTTQGTSVLKEYYITPYTFDLAQIAKVFAIAPFLFVGFDVIPQVSTDLDFSASKAVRVTILAVFAGVVFYNLNNITTALVFAPQAGLLEEWALGSAVLSRLGFTAFILLLISLAGAVSGGINGFMLGGSKLIGALAQYKLIPEKYNYENQNGMYTKAIRFITIVSLVAPWFGREMIIYIVDMSSLLAAIVYFYVCMISYRKSSGHARRLSAVGALVSLVFVGLLVLPGSPGQLQLPSFIFMIIWSALGVFYYFKYQ; this is encoded by the coding sequence ATGCGCAAAAGACTCAGCAAACTGGATATCTTGGCGCTTGCATTAGGTTCAATTATCGGTTGGGGATCGTTTACGCTCCCAGGGACCAAGTTCTTGCCCGAAAGTGGTGTGATTAACACTGCAATCGGGCTTATTCTTGGTGGCATCGCAATCATCTTTATTGTTCAAGGGTATCATGTCATGATGTCTACCCATCATGAAGACGGTGGTGAATTCTCATATACATACAATAATTTAGGAAAAAAACACGGTTTCATTGTAGGCTGGTTCTTAATTCTTTGTTATATCAGTATGGTTCCCCTGAATGCGACAGCATTTGTGCTTGTCGTGAAGAAACTTTTTGGATCTTTTGTAACGTTTGGATACCTCTATGATATCGGAGGAACCTCCGTATATCTCTCAGAAATACTTATCGCAAGTTCCATCATCATCGTGTTTGCGAAAATTAATATCCAAGGACTTAAGATGAGCTCAAAAGTTCAAAATGTGATGATTTTGCTTACGGTCGCAAATATTATGGTGATCTTCACCATGATGCTTACAACACAAGGCACTTCCGTTTTGAAAGAATACTACATTACCCCTTATACCTTTGATCTTGCTCAAATTGCAAAAGTCTTTGCAATTGCGCCTTTTCTCTTTGTAGGGTTTGATGTAATACCTCAAGTATCAACGGATTTAGACTTCAGTGCTTCAAAAGCCGTTCGAGTAACCATTCTTGCTGTATTTGCAGGTGTCGTATTCTATAATCTCAATAACATCACGACAGCCTTGGTCTTTGCGCCACAAGCCGGTTTACTTGAAGAGTGGGCATTAGGGTCAGCGGTTTTAAGTCGCTTGGGATTTACAGCGTTTATCTTACTGTTGATTTCACTTGCCGGTGCTGTATCGGGTGGGATTAATGGCTTTATGCTTGGAGGAAGTAAACTTATCGGGGCATTAGCTCAATATAAACTGATTCCTGAAAAGTATAACTATGAAAACCAAAATGGTATGTATACAAAGGCAATCCGCTTCATTACGATCGTGAGTCTTGTTGCACCATGGTTTGGACGTGAGATGATTATTTATATTGTAGATATGTCGTCACTCTTAGCGGCCATTGTTTATTTCTATGTGTGTATGATCAGCTATCGAAAATCATCGGGGCATGCTCGAAGATTAAGTGCTGTGGGTGCGCTAGTAAGTCTTGTCTTTGTAGGACTTCTTGTTCTACCGGGATCACCAGGACAACTCCAGTTGCCTTCATTTATCTTTATGATTATTTGGTCAGCACTCGGTGTTTTCTATTACTTTAAATATCAATAA
- a CDS encoding GNAT family N-acetyltransferase, whose product MITIQTTSIDHVLPIRHKAMYPDGPLNLAQTEDDSLATHYGLFMDHQCIAVISAINHDDTLQLRKFATLPSFQNQGYGSMLLSHVLSLYNGRIILNARTSKISYYERFGFRQTNQTFTRNDIDYCIMEVLR is encoded by the coding sequence ATGATTACCATACAAACAACTTCAATAGACCACGTTTTACCCATTCGCCACAAAGCAATGTATCCTGATGGACCTTTAAACTTGGCACAAACTGAGGATGACTCCCTCGCAACGCATTATGGTCTTTTTATGGACCACCAATGCATCGCAGTGATTTCAGCCATTAATCATGATGATACGCTTCAACTGCGAAAATTCGCAACCCTTCCAAGCTTTCAAAATCAAGGTTACGGGAGCATGTTATTAAGTCATGTGCTATCATTATATAATGGACGCATCATTCTTAATGCGCGAACAAGCAAAATTTCATATTATGAACGTTTTGGTTTTAGACAAACAAATCAAACATTTACCCGCAATGACATCGACTATTGTATTATGGAGGTATTACGATGA
- a CDS encoding exo-alpha-sialidase, whose translation MKKISNIFVVLLTLVLGISLYPSSIFAMNDLNLHDVHLKGEGADISDHLSHIKEFNQGSLTLRFRSESLSSDLTSLFSISNANLENNYFALYYQNSTGKLGIEFRDETGKHIINTSGTSTQLANANWHTVTVLNHGNRVEIYADGILLASQDNIDFTKIQSLPWNRMKLGGVARLKGENLWPFSGKIASLNLSHDILDVDTIKALHADTASTVDTTTSEAIELYAPGQDGSKNYRIPSLLTTQDGTVIAAIDKRITHQADWGNIDIALRRSRDSGKTWSDTQVIIDLKSDPNVSQENVNTNYQSSAFLIDAAMAQDKRNGRIYLLVDMFPESRGFFSVQNEDQDFGQPYVTKEDGTHIVLKGTDGKKYYAKADGTVFDLNTDIITNYRVVLESEKGMPFNDLGDIYEGDTYVGNIYLKKSPLRIRQTAYLWLTHSDDDGQTWSSPHDITPQVKADWMQFIGTGPGVGIQLENGDLAFPIYHTNRHGGNSQSTSMIKSSDGITWHKTESLNDNRNFNGQVLNSKTLNNGGALVTESQVVQLNNGTLKQFARNVSGKVLVGTSYDNGETWENDLETLPITDVYSQMSALHYNHEGKEYILLANPNGPKRTNGAVKLLQVLEGERLVLLSNTHMQSGNYEYNVVQPLPDGHFGLMYEHKKPENGDNMSMMFKRFSFEDLGVKDTSSLSLDIQDTYLEIKSDKALIPSSNLTLTYNTTQTTTPNRVDTNTLRFNLAEPVTILNGFTKGYLETLDGKALNIANKQGLDEALETLKALDFENLAPSVKDAADQLITKAELLSDNPFTIGDFIQQIHAMIDAIDPTYIPNSMFDVTASSQEDEKGNTHVEGPIGLAFDGDPNTFWHSKWGDKNPPFDVTVSFHHEMVVNALTYLPRQDGTLNGVVTEYQILGKLGDAPLHVLTEGTLDTNLTKKTITFEDAHVDTLIFKVVKGLENYGNAAEITLHGKPYRAPLDFSTLNQVLETLESLNQNLYTEASFKPLLELKEKAYELRDNSEATQELIDEMVINLNEFINNLELSNYTLGSLRQKIQEVEDYMNTLDLSLYTKTSVQAVYDALESAKALLQTPSFSFRSLFQASTPNEAQIKEAIESLDSAVRGLSKREVEKEEPSNPDENITPPIVDPKPDTDSQKPETPDSNTEDSAQISPTDKTDVTLPKTGQAVSGFIGLGMLVSLCGFVIFKRKQ comes from the coding sequence TTGAAGAAAATAAGTAACATTTTCGTCGTGCTTCTTACACTTGTATTGGGTATTAGTCTTTACCCAAGTTCTATCTTTGCTATGAATGATCTAAATCTTCACGATGTACACTTAAAGGGAGAAGGTGCTGATATTTCCGACCATTTATCACACATCAAAGAATTTAATCAAGGTTCCCTAACCTTACGTTTTCGCTCTGAATCACTATCCAGTGATCTTACTTCCCTGTTTTCAATATCAAACGCAAATTTGGAAAACAACTATTTCGCGCTTTACTATCAAAACAGTACCGGTAAACTTGGCATTGAATTCAGAGATGAAACCGGCAAACATATAATCAATACTTCGGGCACAAGTACCCAGCTTGCCAACGCAAACTGGCACACCGTTACCGTTTTAAATCATGGTAATCGTGTTGAAATATATGCAGATGGAATCTTACTTGCATCCCAAGATAATATTGATTTCACAAAAATCCAATCTTTGCCTTGGAACCGTATGAAATTGGGAGGGGTTGCTCGTTTAAAAGGTGAAAACCTATGGCCATTTAGTGGCAAAATCGCATCCTTGAACTTAAGTCATGACATCCTCGATGTTGATACCATCAAAGCACTTCATGCAGATACAGCGTCTACGGTTGATACAACGACTTCAGAAGCGATCGAACTTTATGCGCCAGGACAAGATGGAAGTAAAAATTATCGTATTCCAAGTCTTCTCACAACCCAAGATGGCACAGTAATCGCTGCAATCGATAAGCGTATTACCCACCAAGCTGACTGGGGAAATATCGATATCGCCTTACGAAGAAGTCGAGACAGTGGTAAGACATGGTCTGACACTCAAGTTATTATTGATTTAAAATCAGATCCGAATGTTTCTCAAGAAAATGTGAATACGAACTATCAAAGTTCCGCATTCCTCATTGATGCGGCAATGGCACAAGATAAACGGAATGGACGTATCTATCTTTTAGTCGATATGTTCCCAGAATCACGAGGATTCTTTAGTGTTCAAAATGAAGACCAAGACTTTGGTCAACCTTATGTAACCAAAGAAGACGGTACTCATATTGTTTTGAAAGGTACCGATGGCAAAAAGTATTACGCAAAAGCTGATGGAACCGTATTTGATCTAAACACTGATATCATCACGAATTACCGCGTTGTCTTAGAATCTGAGAAGGGCATGCCTTTCAATGATCTTGGAGATATTTATGAAGGCGATACGTATGTGGGAAATATCTATCTTAAGAAAAGTCCATTACGCATTCGCCAAACCGCTTATTTATGGTTAACCCATTCGGATGATGACGGTCAAACATGGTCATCACCCCATGATATTACACCACAAGTTAAAGCAGATTGGATGCAATTCATCGGAACCGGTCCCGGTGTTGGGATTCAACTTGAAAACGGTGACCTTGCTTTCCCGATTTACCATACAAACCGCCATGGTGGTAATTCCCAATCTACATCCATGATTAAAAGTTCCGATGGTATTACATGGCATAAAACGGAATCACTCAATGACAATCGTAACTTTAACGGTCAAGTTTTAAATTCTAAAACCTTAAATAACGGCGGTGCATTGGTAACTGAATCTCAAGTGGTACAACTTAATAACGGAACCCTGAAACAATTTGCGCGAAATGTATCCGGAAAAGTTCTGGTAGGTACTTCTTACGATAATGGAGAAACCTGGGAGAATGATCTTGAAACACTTCCAATTACCGATGTTTACTCACAAATGTCCGCCCTCCATTATAACCATGAAGGTAAAGAGTATATCTTACTTGCAAATCCAAATGGTCCTAAACGTACCAATGGGGCTGTGAAACTGCTTCAAGTTTTAGAAGGTGAACGTCTCGTACTTCTTTCTAATACGCATATGCAAAGTGGAAATTATGAGTACAATGTGGTTCAACCACTTCCCGATGGTCACTTCGGTTTAATGTATGAACATAAAAAACCTGAAAACGGGGATAATATGTCGATGATGTTTAAACGCTTCTCTTTTGAAGATTTAGGTGTCAAAGATACTTCAAGTCTAAGTCTTGATATTCAGGATACCTATCTTGAAATCAAATCGGATAAAGCTTTAATTCCTAGTTCAAACTTAACGTTAACGTATAATACAACTCAAACAACAACACCGAATCGTGTTGATACGAACACATTACGCTTTAACTTAGCAGAACCCGTCACCATTCTTAATGGATTTACTAAAGGGTATCTTGAAACACTTGATGGAAAAGCACTCAATATTGCGAATAAACAAGGTCTTGATGAAGCGCTTGAAACACTTAAAGCCCTTGATTTTGAAAACTTAGCACCAAGTGTGAAGGATGCAGCGGATCAACTGATCACCAAAGCAGAACTCTTAAGTGATAATCCCTTTACCATCGGTGATTTCATCCAACAAATCCATGCTATGATTGATGCGATTGATCCAACTTACATTCCAAACTCAATGTTTGATGTAACGGCATCAAGTCAAGAAGATGAAAAAGGGAATACACACGTCGAAGGTCCCATCGGTTTAGCCTTTGATGGCGACCCAAACACCTTCTGGCACTCCAAATGGGGTGATAAGAACCCACCATTTGATGTAACGGTTTCATTCCATCATGAGATGGTTGTGAATGCCTTGACCTACCTACCACGTCAAGATGGTACGCTCAATGGTGTCGTCACCGAATATCAAATCTTAGGAAAATTGGGCGATGCACCGCTTCATGTTCTCACTGAAGGAACCCTTGATACTAACCTTACAAAGAAAACGATCACATTTGAAGATGCTCATGTGGATACGCTGATCTTTAAAGTGGTGAAAGGGCTTGAAAACTATGGGAATGCTGCGGAAATTACTCTGCACGGAAAACCGTATCGTGCACCCCTTGATTTTTCAACCCTAAATCAAGTTCTCGAAACACTTGAAAGTTTGAATCAAAACCTTTACACCGAAGCAAGTTTTAAACCTTTACTTGAATTAAAAGAAAAAGCGTATGAACTTCGCGATAACTCAGAAGCAACACAGGAATTGATTGATGAAATGGTTATAAACCTCAATGAATTCATCAATAATCTCGAGTTAAGCAACTATACTTTAGGTTCATTACGTCAAAAAATTCAAGAGGTTGAAGATTATATGAATACACTTGATTTGTCTCTCTACACAAAGACAAGTGTACAGGCTGTTTATGACGCGTTAGAGTCTGCGAAAGCATTACTTCAAACGCCAAGCTTCAGTTTCAGAAGTCTCTTCCAAGCTTCTACACCAAACGAAGCTCAGATTAAAGAAGCCATTGAATCCTTAGACTCAGCCGTTAGAGGTTTAAGCAAACGTGAGGTTGAAAAAGAGGAACCATCAAATCCTGATGAAAACATCACACCTCCAATCGTAGATCCAAAACCGGATACAGATTCTCAAAAACCTGAAACTCCAGATAGCAATACTGAAGACAGTGCTCAAATATCACCTACCGACAAAACCGATGTAACACTTCCTAAAACAGGACAAGCTGTTTCTGGATTTATCGGACTTGGTATGCTTGTATCCCTATGTGGTTTTGTGATTTTTAAACGAAAACAATAA
- a CDS encoding YeeE/YedE family protein — translation MKKTENIIGFVLLIAVFILGKNFLASDMHLFRLVMGIALGYTLTRAATGFAGSVNRAANTGSTKLMKTLMFMFFITTALSASFMIFQDPSQMDLWVNPINGGLLVGGVLFGFGMAFSSCCASGVLTDLITSLPRALITLVFFSFGVFIGFPLQKQGWVATSWFVSEVGSQTAGGVFLPDLFKWDGLGGYLGALILTALLCGLVVVLANKYEAKRKKEGTYTGHFVEKGQDSMQAFEVEKDYAFPTESTYERLFVKTWTLKQGAVIIAILFTLLMGVTKAGWGASTPYGFWFGKFLTLFGVSAESLGAFTQMDPAVFSKPFLANPVTVQNMGILLGTAVYLLTAGKFKNTFMSELHITAKDGLLYAMGGITMGVGTRLANGCNVGALYTPIANFSLSGWVFLVVMVIGGYLGNKLAKHLQK, via the coding sequence ATGAAGAAGACAGAAAATATTATTGGATTTGTATTGCTTATCGCAGTATTCATCCTTGGAAAGAATTTTTTAGCGTCTGATATGCATTTATTCAGACTTGTAATGGGGATTGCATTAGGATATACATTAACACGTGCTGCAACAGGGTTTGCAGGAAGTGTGAACCGTGCCGCAAACACGGGTTCAACAAAATTAATGAAAACCTTAATGTTTATGTTCTTTATTACCACAGCATTATCCGCATCGTTTATGATTTTCCAAGATCCATCACAAATGGATTTGTGGGTTAATCCAATTAATGGTGGCTTACTTGTTGGGGGTGTGCTTTTCGGATTTGGGATGGCATTCTCATCCTGCTGTGCATCCGGTGTTTTAACGGATTTAATCACAAGTTTACCACGTGCTTTAATTACACTTGTATTCTTTAGCTTTGGAGTCTTTATTGGATTCCCACTTCAAAAACAAGGTTGGGTTGCGACATCATGGTTTGTTTCTGAAGTTGGATCACAAACTGCAGGTGGTGTCTTCTTACCAGACCTCTTTAAATGGGATGGTCTTGGCGGATATCTTGGTGCATTAATCTTAACAGCACTTCTTTGTGGTCTTGTGGTTGTGCTTGCTAATAAATACGAAGCAAAACGCAAAAAAGAGGGTACATACACAGGTCATTTTGTGGAAAAAGGCCAAGACAGTATGCAAGCATTTGAAGTTGAGAAAGATTATGCTTTCCCAACAGAAAGTACTTATGAACGTCTCTTTGTAAAGACATGGACTTTAAAACAAGGTGCAGTCATCATTGCGATTCTCTTTACATTATTAATGGGTGTTACAAAAGCAGGTTGGGGTGCATCAACACCTTACGGATTCTGGTTCGGTAAATTCTTAACACTCTTTGGAGTATCCGCAGAATCCCTTGGAGCTTTTACACAAATGGATCCAGCTGTATTCTCAAAACCATTCTTAGCAAACCCTGTGACAGTTCAAAACATGGGTATCCTTCTCGGAACTGCAGTATATTTACTGACAGCAGGTAAATTTAAAAATACATTTATGTCAGAATTACACATTACCGCAAAAGATGGACTCCTTTACGCAATGGGTGGTATCACAATGGGTGTTGGGACTCGTCTTGCGAATGGATGTAACGTTGGTGCATTATATACACCGATTGCGAACTTCTCATTATCCGGTTGGGTGTTCCTTGTCGTGATGGTGATTGGTGGTTACTTAGGAAACAAACTCGCAAAACATTTACAAAAATAA
- a CDS encoding FAD-dependent oxidoreductase → MSKRILIVGGVAGGASVAARVRRQDEHAEVIMFERGPNVSFSNCALPYHLSGIVASSDDLVLMTPEQFKKQYNIIARTSTEVLKINRDAKTVTVKNLETGEEMDEAYDKLVLSPGASAILPRSIEGIDGDNVFTVRNVVDIKKLNGHIVNNNIENITVVGGGFIGVEVAENLRHAGKNVTLVEAIDQIMSPFDYDMAQVLHKEMMDHGINLILGDGVKKITETSVELGSGTILESGAVVMAIGVAPETSLAKAADLEIGVTGGIKVDHNYLTNDKNIYAVGDAIEVFHQITHKPTRLALAGPAQRQARAAADHMYGIPHNNKGVVGSSCVQVFDLNVASTGLNEKMAKANGFDYDFVYIIPGDKVGLMPDANPMHFKLLFEYPTGKLLGAQAIGKGNVDKRIDVIATMIQMGGTLEDLKEVELCYAPPFGTAKDVVNHAALVGLNLLYGRFNQVPVTQVRELVESNACIIDVREEHEYALSHLINAVNIPLSQIRDRLDEIPTDKPVYLHCRSSQRSYNAVMALQNLGFDNVINISGSYLGICVYEYFNDQVTGRDKIVTEYNFN, encoded by the coding sequence ATGAGTAAAAGAATATTAATTGTTGGAGGGGTAGCTGGAGGCGCTTCAGTTGCAGCTCGTGTTCGTCGTCAAGATGAACATGCGGAAGTTATTATGTTTGAACGCGGACCGAATGTGTCCTTCTCAAACTGTGCCTTGCCTTACCACTTAAGTGGCATTGTCGCATCAAGTGATGACTTAGTCTTAATGACACCCGAACAATTTAAAAAACAATATAACATCATTGCACGCACAAGCACTGAAGTTCTAAAAATTAATCGTGATGCGAAAACTGTAACGGTTAAAAATCTTGAAACCGGTGAAGAAATGGATGAAGCATATGACAAGCTTGTCTTATCACCAGGAGCAAGTGCAATTTTACCACGCAGTATCGAAGGCATTGACGGCGATAATGTCTTTACCGTACGTAATGTTGTCGACATTAAAAAATTAAACGGACATATCGTCAACAACAATATTGAAAACATCACCGTCGTTGGTGGTGGATTTATCGGTGTTGAAGTTGCGGAAAACTTGCGTCATGCAGGTAAAAACGTAACACTTGTGGAAGCAATTGATCAAATCATGAGTCCATTCGATTATGATATGGCACAAGTATTACATAAAGAAATGATGGATCACGGCATCAACCTAATTCTTGGTGATGGCGTTAAAAAGATTACAGAAACAAGTGTTGAACTGGGTTCAGGAACAATCTTGGAATCTGGTGCAGTTGTAATGGCAATCGGTGTTGCACCTGAAACAAGTCTTGCGAAAGCTGCAGATCTTGAAATCGGTGTTACAGGTGGAATTAAAGTTGATCACAACTACCTTACAAATGATAAAAACATTTATGCAGTGGGTGATGCGATTGAAGTCTTCCATCAAATCACACATAAACCAACACGTCTTGCACTTGCAGGCCCTGCTCAACGTCAAGCACGTGCAGCCGCAGATCATATGTATGGAATTCCTCATAACAATAAAGGTGTTGTTGGATCATCATGTGTACAAGTATTTGACTTAAATGTTGCTTCAACCGGTCTTAATGAAAAAATGGCAAAGGCTAACGGTTTCGATTATGACTTTGTTTACATTATCCCTGGTGACAAAGTTGGATTAATGCCCGATGCAAATCCAATGCACTTTAAACTCTTATTTGAATATCCAACAGGTAAATTACTGGGTGCGCAAGCAATCGGTAAGGGAAATGTTGATAAACGTATTGATGTGATTGCGACAATGATTCAAATGGGTGGAACTCTTGAAGATCTTAAAGAAGTTGAATTATGCTATGCACCACCATTTGGTACGGCTAAAGATGTCGTGAATCATGCAGCGCTTGTTGGTTTAAACCTTCTTTACGGTCGTTTCAACCAAGTTCCGGTAACGCAAGTTCGTGAATTGGTAGAGTCCAATGCATGTATTATAGATGTTCGTGAAGAACATGAATATGCATTAAGTCACCTTATCAATGCTGTAAATATTCCATTAAGCCAAATTCGTGATCGCTTGGATGAAATTCCTACAGACAAACCTGTATATTTACACTGTCGTTCAAGCCAACGTTCATACAATGCTGTTATGGCACTTCAAAACCTTGGTTTTGATAATGTGATTAATATTTCCGGATCATATCTTGGAATCTGTGTTTATGAATACTTTAACGATCAAGTCACAGGCCGTGATAAAATCGTTACAGAATACAACTTTAACTAA
- a CDS encoding TIGR01212 family radical SAM protein (This family includes YhcC from E. coli K-12, an uncharacterized radical SAM protein.): MTNPYPYSLDNKRYQTYNYFTQKTYGQKAFKVSIDAGFTCPNRDGTCGSGGCNFCSARGSGDMILKNPDLEKQIEHSENIMLQKWPNAAKIAYFQAYSNTHDSLENLKKLYDPFFDDDRFVGIDIATRSDCLDDEKIAYFEAMSRKKDLTIEIGLQTIHPETSEWMNRGHDLESVTSCIQKLKAAGIRTCVHIINGFPQETPEMMLETADYLAKMHPEMVKIHMLHIIKGTKLGAEYQKNAFPLLSRDEYVDIVVKQIERLPEDIVIARLTGDGMADDLLAPLWTIRKIVVTNEIDKLMVKRNTWQGKYVKER; the protein is encoded by the coding sequence ATGACAAACCCTTACCCTTATTCCCTAGATAACAAGCGTTATCAAACTTATAACTACTTTACCCAAAAAACTTATGGACAAAAAGCATTTAAAGTCAGCATCGATGCAGGATTTACTTGTCCAAATCGTGATGGTACGTGTGGAAGTGGGGGTTGTAACTTCTGCAGTGCCCGTGGATCAGGAGACATGATTTTAAAAAATCCTGATTTAGAGAAGCAAATTGAACACAGTGAAAATATAATGCTTCAAAAATGGCCCAACGCCGCCAAGATTGCATACTTTCAAGCTTATTCCAATACGCATGATTCCCTCGAAAACCTCAAGAAGCTTTACGATCCCTTCTTTGATGATGATCGGTTTGTGGGGATAGATATTGCGACACGAAGTGATTGTTTGGATGATGAGAAGATTGCATATTTTGAAGCAATGAGTCGTAAGAAAGATTTAACCATCGAAATCGGCTTACAAACCATCCATCCTGAAACTTCAGAATGGATGAATCGTGGTCATGATCTTGAATCAGTCACAAGCTGTATTCAAAAACTCAAAGCAGCAGGTATTCGTACTTGTGTTCATATTATCAATGGCTTTCCCCAAGAAACTCCGGAGATGATGCTTGAAACAGCCGACTATCTTGCGAAAATGCATCCTGAGATGGTTAAAATACACATGCTTCATATTATTAAAGGCACAAAACTGGGCGCAGAATATCAAAAAAATGCGTTTCCTCTCTTAAGTCGTGATGAATACGTGGATATTGTTGTGAAGCAAATTGAACGACTCCCCGAGGACATTGTGATTGCCCGACTTACCGGAGATGGGATGGCAGATGATTTGCTTGCTCCACTGTGGACCATTCGAAAAATTGTAGTCACCAATGAAATCGATAAATTAATGGTTAAAAGAAATACCTGGCAAGGTAAATACGTAAAGGAGCGTTAA
- a CDS encoding pseudouridine synthase — protein MKQARQQASNINENINPIQHEARESLRLNKYISDSGYCSRRQADRFIAEGVVAIDGVTATVGQQVLPGQRVTVEGNHVTIDGEKVYIALNKPRGITCTTDTAIGGNISDFMNYPKMIFPIGRLDKDSSGLILLTNDGDIVNKILREEYGHDKEYIVSVNKAIDEDFITTMSKGVEIYNQQTHRMQVTNPSEVERVAPKTFRIILNQGLNRQIRRMTKALGFKVTSLNRVRIMNIKLGDLKVGEWRYLSVQELEEMNQRIQNR, from the coding sequence ATGAAACAAGCACGACAACAAGCATCAAATATCAATGAAAATATCAACCCCATACAGCACGAAGCACGGGAATCTTTACGTTTAAACAAGTATATTAGTGATTCGGGGTATTGTTCACGTCGGCAAGCAGATCGTTTTATTGCGGAAGGTGTAGTTGCGATTGATGGTGTTACGGCCACTGTTGGCCAGCAAGTACTGCCAGGGCAACGTGTAACCGTTGAAGGCAATCACGTTACCATCGATGGCGAAAAAGTTTATATCGCTTTAAATAAGCCGCGAGGCATTACCTGCACAACCGATACCGCAATCGGAGGGAATATTTCAGATTTTATGAACTACCCAAAGATGATTTTCCCAATCGGACGTTTGGATAAAGATTCCAGCGGATTAATTTTACTCACCAATGATGGTGACATCGTTAATAAAATACTACGTGAAGAATACGGTCATGATAAGGAATACATTGTATCGGTCAATAAAGCGATTGATGAAGACTTTATTACCACAATGTCTAAAGGGGTCGAAATCTATAACCAACAAACCCATCGTATGCAAGTGACCAATCCATCCGAAGTGGAGAGGGTTGCACCGAAAACATTCCGTATTATTTTAAATCAAGGCTTAAACCGTCAAATCCGACGTATGACAAAGGCATTGGGTTTTAAAGTTACAAGCTTAAACCGGGTTCGAATTATGAATATTAAATTGGGTGATTTAAAAGTTGGTGAATGGCGCTATCTAAGTGTACAAGAACTGGAAGAAATGAATCAACGTATCCAAAACCGCTAA